The Kineothrix sp. MB12-C1 genome includes a window with the following:
- a CDS encoding methyl-accepting chemotaxis protein → MSLLQKLIGVIVTVVFVPILIIGIMATGISKTALEEQSRKSKEALASQTADMIDQEMERINQVFLQVSLSTAFQDVVNNLESPKGLDDKEKAEWSMKRKNLLQVLDKEIQSITITNKFIDSLSLMYVTGDVIGPVSVLPEGITDVRETLVYRNIIDNADMIWLNANEVDTYVNNGYLAVGKAVKSFYYSNTEAVGAVKVELNYDAFQSMLTNIKVGENDRSYLIASNGSRISALPYNEMIQSEEEPVFAEVEQRVQSVDADTFYTEINGVSTIVTYKKCDKSGFVYIITVPESEVLQGSNEIKNLIVLVGAIFSLLAVLGGLFFALNMTKALKGVEKTMSLSAGGDLTVTARTKRTDEIGKVAASFNSMVKSIRALISQSNELSEEVSKTAESLSKISVAATRTASEISGAIDDVAMGAGRQNEEIDRSAQIFSSLAEGISDAVSSTNAMESAARNVKSYTIEGIQAARLLDGKALEVISITEGVAEQISGLAKSITVINQFTEILNTTSEQTELLSLNASIEAARAGEYGRGFTVVAEEIRKLAEQSGMQTEKIGSLTKEILFKTKSSTEFIMKANAVIKEQAESTKASAEYFGKIDMAMNELLQDMKKIMEVIHKIDQDKNSVLGGINHIAEASEAAAAASEEVSASTQEQLNTLEELENMAVMLKNCSKNLEENLKQFTV, encoded by the coding sequence ATGAGTTTACTACAGAAGTTAATCGGTGTCATAGTGACGGTTGTTTTTGTACCGATATTGATTATCGGAATTATGGCTACCGGGATATCGAAGACGGCTCTTGAGGAGCAGTCAAGGAAATCGAAGGAAGCCCTTGCTTCACAGACGGCTGATATGATCGATCAGGAGATGGAGCGTATCAATCAGGTGTTCTTACAGGTTTCTTTAAGTACGGCATTCCAGGATGTTGTCAATAATCTGGAATCTCCCAAGGGGCTGGATGATAAAGAAAAAGCAGAGTGGAGTATGAAGAGAAAGAATCTTCTGCAGGTGCTCGATAAAGAGATTCAAAGCATTACGATTACCAACAAGTTTATCGACAGCCTATCGTTAATGTATGTAACAGGAGATGTCATAGGTCCGGTAAGTGTTCTGCCGGAAGGAATTACAGATGTTCGTGAAACTCTCGTGTACAGGAATATAATCGATAATGCGGATATGATATGGTTAAATGCGAACGAGGTGGATACTTATGTGAATAACGGGTATCTCGCTGTAGGAAAAGCAGTGAAAAGCTTCTACTACTCGAATACGGAAGCGGTCGGAGCGGTTAAGGTCGAACTAAACTATGATGCCTTCCAATCTATGCTGACTAATATTAAGGTTGGTGAAAATGACAGATCTTATTTGATCGCATCCAATGGCAGCAGAATCTCCGCATTGCCATATAATGAGATGATACAAAGTGAAGAAGAACCGGTATTTGCAGAAGTGGAACAAAGGGTACAGTCAGTGGATGCCGATACTTTTTACACGGAGATAAATGGTGTCAGTACCATTGTTACCTATAAGAAATGTGATAAATCAGGCTTTGTTTACATAATTACAGTTCCGGAATCGGAAGTATTGCAAGGATCCAACGAAATTAAAAACCTAATTGTGCTGGTGGGTGCTATTTTTTCCCTATTAGCCGTATTAGGAGGATTGTTCTTCGCGTTGAATATGACAAAGGCTTTGAAGGGGGTGGAGAAGACGATGTCTCTATCTGCTGGGGGGGACTTGACTGTTACAGCGAGAACAAAGCGTACGGATGAGATTGGAAAGGTGGCGGCTTCCTTTAATTCCATGGTAAAGAGCATTCGGGCACTCATATCACAGAGCAATGAATTGTCTGAGGAAGTAAGCAAAACAGCGGAATCACTCTCTAAGATATCTGTGGCAGCCACCCGTACTGCATCGGAGATATCCGGTGCGATTGACGATGTAGCGATGGGAGCAGGAAGGCAGAATGAAGAAATTGATAGAAGTGCACAGATTTTTTCCAGTTTAGCTGAGGGTATTAGCGATGCGGTAAGCAGTACCAATGCCATGGAATCTGCAGCCAGAAATGTTAAAAGTTATACGATAGAAGGAATTCAAGCGGCGAGGTTACTGGATGGGAAGGCATTAGAGGTCATTTCTATTACTGAAGGAGTTGCTGAGCAAATATCAGGACTTGCTAAAAGTATAACGGTCATTAATCAGTTTACAGAGATTCTGAATACCACCTCGGAGCAGACGGAATTATTATCCTTAAATGCATCGATTGAGGCGGCAAGAGCCGGAGAATACGGGAGAGGATTCACAGTCGTTGCTGAAGAAATCAGGAAACTCGCAGAGCAATCCGGTATGCAGACAGAGAAGATAGGGAGTCTGACGAAAGAGATTTTGTTTAAAACGAAATCGTCCACCGAGTTTATCATGAAAGCCAATGCGGTAATTAAAGAACAGGCGGAATCAACAAAAGCTTCCGCGGAGTATTTTGGTAAGATCGATATGGCAATGAATGAATTGCTTCAGGATATGAAGAAGATTATGGAAGTAATCCATAAGATAGACCAAGATAAAAATAGTGTTCTGGGCGGTATTAATCACATTGCGGAAGCCTCCGAGGCAGCGGCTGCCGCATCGGAAGAAGTATCCGCATCCACCCAGGAGCAGCTTAATACCTTGGAAGAACTTGAGAATATGGCAGTTATGTTGAAGAATTGCTCTAAGAACCTGGAGGAGAATTTGAAGCAGTTTACTGTATAG
- a CDS encoding response regulator, which yields MYRLMVVEDENMIRKGIVNSILWQSLGFVVVAESSNGKAALELLEKVQVDVLLTDIKMPVMGGMELAKTARQRYPDIEIIILSGFAEFEYARQAINFKTFDYLVKPVNKQKLLDTFTALKENMDRKREIKEEIYHSNVYLNAGYETLRNEFLQSMLDGDISLFNDFEEKTASLELDFTGHYFAAATIKFDRKSVFGELESTWGTDKRLLTFAYRNIINEELCNIDDVYYIVEDCDRINFVFCFPSEERQDALMIPCLESISESIHNCLFKHVAVPYTIGVGLSYPSIHHIAKSFSQAKKSIQNNFYLGEYRVQVYQDNNESKYEQNFIRFYPEEMEHVAVAISNGNYEDTRKYLISMFHALAEQNLLPEIVKNYCIALKLMVQSKITNSNGEMEEIIGDEFSEFVKEALTVKELSAYVINIMVTLAKAIDETIAPMEIKEQQIVIDKAKAYIATCLSEKLTLKMISEHVYLSETYFSFLFKKVTGITYIDYIQKLRMQEAKKLLVNTNYKVYKIAEMIGYSDYKYFSVQFKKYVALTPKEYRNQGRRETE from the coding sequence ATGTATAGATTGATGGTAGTAGAAGATGAGAATATGATACGAAAAGGTATCGTGAACAGCATCCTATGGCAATCCTTAGGATTTGTGGTCGTGGCAGAAAGCTCGAATGGAAAGGCGGCTTTGGAACTGTTGGAGAAGGTTCAGGTAGACGTTTTATTAACAGATATTAAAATGCCGGTGATGGGAGGCATGGAGCTGGCGAAGACAGCGAGGCAGCGGTATCCCGATATCGAAATTATTATTTTGAGCGGATTCGCAGAATTTGAATATGCCCGTCAGGCAATTAATTTCAAGACCTTCGATTATTTGGTGAAGCCTGTAAATAAACAAAAGTTGTTGGATACCTTTACCGCTTTGAAGGAGAATATGGATCGGAAAAGGGAGATTAAAGAAGAAATATATCATAGCAATGTTTATTTGAATGCAGGATATGAAACTCTCAGAAATGAATTTCTCCAGTCTATGCTGGATGGAGATATCAGCTTGTTCAATGATTTTGAGGAAAAGACAGCATCCTTGGAGCTTGATTTTACCGGACATTATTTTGCGGCGGCAACGATTAAATTCGATAGAAAAAGTGTGTTTGGAGAACTAGAATCCACTTGGGGAACCGATAAACGGCTTCTTACGTTTGCATACCGAAATATTATAAATGAAGAATTGTGTAATATCGATGATGTTTATTATATTGTGGAGGACTGCGACAGAATTAATTTTGTATTCTGTTTCCCGTCTGAAGAAAGGCAAGATGCACTGATGATTCCTTGTCTGGAAAGCATTAGCGAAAGTATACACAACTGCCTGTTCAAGCATGTGGCAGTGCCTTATACGATCGGGGTTGGTTTGAGCTATCCTTCCATTCATCATATAGCCAAATCCTTCAGCCAGGCCAAAAAGTCCATTCAGAATAATTTTTACCTTGGAGAATACAGAGTTCAGGTATATCAGGATAATAATGAGTCGAAATATGAACAGAACTTTATCCGCTTCTATCCGGAGGAGATGGAGCATGTGGCTGTTGCTATTAGTAATGGAAACTATGAGGATACGAGAAAATACTTAATATCCATGTTCCATGCCCTTGCGGAGCAGAATTTGCTGCCGGAAATCGTTAAAAATTACTGCATTGCTCTTAAGCTAATGGTTCAGTCCAAGATTACCAATAGCAATGGGGAGATGGAGGAAATTATTGGAGACGAGTTCAGCGAATTTGTAAAAGAGGCGTTAACCGTTAAGGAACTGTCAGCTTATGTTATTAACATTATGGTAACGCTTGCAAAAGCGATAGATGAGACCATTGCCCCGATGGAAATAAAGGAGCAGCAAATAGTTATCGATAAAGCGAAAGCGTATATTGCCACATGCTTAAGTGAGAAACTTACTTTGAAAATGATCAGTGAGCATGTGTACCTGTCAGAAACTTATTTTAGTTTCTTATTTAAGAAAGTGACTGGAATTACTTATATCGATTATATCCAGAAGCTCCGTATGCAGGAGGCCAAGAAATTACTGGTAAACACAAATTATAAGGTTTATAAGATAGCGGAAATGATAGGATATAGCGATTATAAATATTTTTCCGTTCAATTTAAAAAGTATGTGGCACTTACACCGAAGGAATATAGAAATCAGGGAAGACGGGAGACAGAGTAG
- a CDS encoding sensor histidine kinase has protein sequence MIIISAVIEFLYYHDNIRSNYDNFAYESDIRVNDMFDQLELKFKYLKENNDILTDIYLYATSTVYRTEEVNNRVENTIASIVSNQEEISYAAIILEDGTAFSYTKTLIDAKEISSGLEDGPNWSYLDYGQQPALCRTELVEVDYTSGLRARYVILINLNAVKGILDNAAGSAKQKIAITDTQGRIVAGSCFEKQALFYEVTTPILDTGLKINNTFIRTKYELRGLMTVTFIFLFILICTGSASYLVNESIKIPLNRLLGRMERIEEGDIFIEQEEEADINSQDENEILNRVFTSMLNKLNEVLKETYTTNINETQLRTRIKELELVALQQRINPHFLYNLLDNIFWIAQMKNYEEIGEMVSALGEFFKTSVSEKGAFVSINTEIENVKSYVCLQKIMHKNQFDVIWNIDPGIIHYKTVKLILQPIIENCISHGFGGIEGGGIIHITGKKEADTIIFEVEDNGRGMESEVCDWITLRMNSSILGVGDSIGMRNVNQRVKIYFGEPYGISIKSKINEGTTVSLCIPIKE, from the coding sequence ATGATTATTATTAGCGCAGTTATCGAGTTTCTCTATTATCACGATAACATTAGAAGTAATTATGATAATTTTGCTTATGAATCCGATATCAGAGTCAATGATATGTTCGATCAGTTAGAATTGAAGTTCAAATATTTAAAAGAGAACAATGATATTTTAACAGATATATATTTATATGCGACTTCTACTGTATATCGGACGGAGGAGGTCAATAACCGGGTTGAGAATACGATAGCGAGTATCGTTTCTAATCAGGAAGAAATAAGCTATGCAGCAATTATTCTGGAAGATGGAACTGCTTTCTCCTATACGAAGACATTAATTGATGCGAAAGAGATTAGCAGTGGGCTAGAAGATGGGCCTAACTGGAGTTATCTGGATTACGGGCAGCAGCCGGCACTATGCCGGACGGAACTCGTTGAAGTGGACTACACCAGCGGGCTAAGGGCAAGGTATGTGATACTTATCAATTTAAACGCGGTAAAGGGCATATTGGATAATGCAGCAGGTTCCGCAAAACAGAAAATTGCAATTACGGATACTCAGGGTAGAATCGTTGCAGGCTCCTGCTTCGAAAAGCAAGCGTTGTTTTATGAGGTGACAACTCCGATTTTGGATACGGGGCTTAAGATCAATAATACTTTTATTCGAACAAAATATGAGTTGAGGGGATTGATGACGGTAACTTTCATATTCCTGTTCATATTGATCTGTACGGGAAGCGCTTCTTATCTGGTAAATGAAAGTATTAAGATTCCTTTGAATCGTTTGCTCGGGCGAATGGAACGGATTGAGGAAGGAGATATATTTATTGAACAGGAGGAAGAAGCAGATATTAATTCTCAGGACGAAAATGAGATTTTGAATAGAGTATTCACTTCCATGCTTAATAAGCTCAACGAGGTATTGAAAGAAACCTATACTACGAATATAAATGAAACCCAACTTAGAACGAGAATCAAGGAATTGGAACTGGTAGCCTTACAGCAGCGGATCAATCCCCATTTCCTGTATAATCTTCTGGATAATATCTTCTGGATTGCACAGATGAAGAATTATGAAGAGATTGGGGAGATGGTATCGGCCCTCGGTGAATTCTTCAAAACGAGCGTATCCGAGAAGGGAGCCTTTGTATCTATTAATACAGAGATTGAGAATGTTAAAAGTTATGTATGCTTACAAAAAATCATGCATAAGAATCAATTCGATGTTATATGGAACATAGATCCGGGAATCATCCACTATAAAACGGTAAAGCTTATTCTTCAGCCTATTATTGAGAACTGCATTTCCCATGGATTCGGAGGAATAGAAGGAGGGGGAATCATTCACATTACGGGGAAGAAAGAAGCGGATACCATTATCTTCGAGGTAGAGGATAATGGAAGGGGTATGGAGAGTGAGGTTTGTGATTGGATAACACTCCGAATGAACAGCTCGATTCTTGGAGTAGGGGATAGTATCGGTATGAGAAATGTGAATCAGAGAGTTAAGATATACTTTGGCGAACCTTATGGCATAAGTATTAAATCAAAAATAAACGAAGGTACTACAGTGAGCCTGTGTATCCCGATTAAGGAGTAA
- a CDS encoding cache domain-containing sensor histidine kinase — protein sequence MGVLMVNRCFGIIKEWGLNNLYKYSIYRRLIWCFVYMSVLPILLIGGYNAVYSFSKNEQEAKVFLQESSSQIANNVSYYMFSHMNLLEEVAMNPEIVNDLMIYHQVDWNQKSDIENHIRLVLGSTFGSSGAVNACEIASVNHSYFYYPSPVSNGDFQTSKLLSRSARKVLMKVSPKEVPSDQNSYVILTRGIYSNEGCVGNIVAALDLSYFNKVCYENVTNLLNEVMIIDENNIVISASNEEQVGSVFGGDKMLSISVSTPISNTNLTIVNRIDIQTLLKSAFIQFGITLFTAVLFAVLAFTFAILFTRSITGPINRLMEEMKQPKVEKYVEDDGNDEYHTVIDGFNKMSSNLVEALQQQYEIKLQETKLRELRREAELSALQQQINPHFLYNTLESIYWNGQLEGDEEISEIVNALGNYLRVIIIKGREYITIENEVESVNNYIFLQNKRFENRIVNRWDVSISMKHTKIIKLAIHPIVEDVISANLDDLESRIEIGISIVGERDTIQVTMTGNAVEYFLSQLKQREVNIRGINSVDERLRLYYGDVFGVILDDKSEKIKVIMPVYKDNGSEGKKQYG from the coding sequence ATGGGAGTGCTAATGGTTAACAGATGTTTTGGCATAATAAAAGAATGGGGCTTAAATAACCTATATAAATACAGTATTTATAGAAGGCTGATCTGGTGTTTTGTTTATATGTCTGTTTTACCTATACTTTTAATCGGCGGCTATAATGCGGTGTATTCCTTTTCCAAAAATGAGCAGGAAGCGAAAGTATTTCTACAGGAATCTTCCTCTCAGATCGCGAACAACGTTTCTTATTACATGTTCTCCCATATGAATCTGCTGGAAGAAGTTGCGATGAATCCGGAGATTGTGAATGACCTCATGATCTATCATCAAGTGGACTGGAATCAAAAAAGTGATATTGAGAATCATATACGTCTCGTCTTGGGAAGTACTTTTGGCTCCAGCGGTGCAGTTAATGCCTGTGAGATAGCTTCAGTGAATCACTCTTACTTTTATTATCCTTCTCCCGTATCGAACGGTGATTTTCAAACGAGTAAGCTGCTTTCCAGATCGGCGAGAAAAGTATTGATGAAGGTAAGCCCCAAGGAGGTTCCGAGCGACCAGAACAGTTATGTCATACTGACAAGGGGAATCTATAGCAATGAAGGATGCGTGGGGAATATTGTGGCAGCCTTGGATTTATCTTATTTTAATAAGGTATGTTATGAGAATGTTACGAATCTTTTAAATGAGGTAATGATTATCGATGAGAACAATATCGTTATCAGCGCTTCTAATGAAGAACAGGTAGGCTCTGTTTTCGGTGGAGATAAGATGCTGTCCATATCCGTTTCCACTCCTATTTCCAACACGAATCTTACTATCGTTAATCGCATAGATATACAGACCCTTCTTAAGTCAGCATTTATTCAATTTGGAATCACCTTATTTACAGCCGTTTTATTCGCTGTGCTTGCCTTTACATTTGCCATCTTATTTACGAGAAGCATTACAGGACCCATTAACCGATTGATGGAGGAAATGAAGCAACCGAAGGTGGAGAAGTATGTAGAGGATGATGGAAATGATGAATACCATACCGTGATAGATGGCTTTAATAAAATGAGCAGTAATCTTGTGGAAGCGCTTCAGCAACAATATGAAATCAAACTGCAGGAAACGAAGTTGAGAGAGCTCCGTAGGGAAGCTGAGCTTTCGGCGCTGCAGCAACAGATAAATCCTCACTTTCTATATAATACATTGGAATCTATTTATTGGAATGGACAATTGGAAGGCGATGAGGAAATCAGCGAGATTGTCAATGCACTTGGTAATTATCTAAGGGTCATTATTATAAAAGGCCGGGAGTACATTACCATTGAAAATGAAGTTGAAAGTGTAAATAATTATATATTCCTGCAAAATAAACGATTTGAGAATCGAATTGTAAATCGTTGGGATGTATCCATATCTATGAAGCATACAAAGATCATAAAATTGGCGATCCACCCGATTGTAGAGGATGTGATTTCTGCCAATCTGGACGATCTGGAAAGCCGGATTGAGATTGGCATATCGATTGTAGGGGAACGGGATACGATCCAGGTGACTATGACAGGAAATGCCGTGGAATATTTCTTAAGCCAGCTTAAGCAAAGGGAGGTAAACATCAGAGGCATTAACAGTGTGGATGAGAGGTTAAGGCTTTACTATGGGGATGTCTTTGGGGTTATTTTGGATGATAAGTCGGAGAAGATCAAGGTAATAATGCCTGTTTACAAGGACAATGGAAGCGAAGGAAAAAAACAATATGGATAA
- a CDS encoding sugar ABC transporter substrate-binding protein, whose translation MEIKRQKDGIRHNKIWMSIIMIWCIMLFASCAGMESDSMIIEDVADIEETPITITFAHKSFNSYFYTIMNESVKKAVEERGWIFQNSVADYDPMRQNQQIINFIKQEPDAIITTAIDSISIEEVIRRGNDAGIPMCTVDTNAVGGTLAIDVSFDNYKAGQLAAEVIVEQLIGRYGEARGTVFNAYGKLTSNAWRLRKEGFEEVISRYPDITYLPRATEGMPELVKEELMKAFEDGIEIDAVHCSSEHPGRGLVEALQESGHWYPFWKEGHVILVTIDAEPYFVSLINKGYVDAAIAQDVIAYGDITVDLLADYVLVGKEIPEGEYFCEGTYWQTCDISITGEQAKVTIPPYIINADNSNDIRHWSYVAEKLWGFQYNK comes from the coding sequence ATGGAGATAAAGCGACAAAAGGATGGGATACGGCACAATAAAATATGGATGAGCATTATAATGATATGGTGTATAATGCTGTTCGCTTCATGTGCCGGCATGGAATCTGATAGTATGATAATAGAAGATGTTGCCGATATAGAAGAAACACCGATTACTATTACATTCGCACACAAAAGCTTTAATTCCTATTTCTATACTATTATGAATGAATCGGTTAAGAAGGCGGTAGAAGAAAGAGGATGGATTTTCCAAAACTCTGTTGCCGATTATGATCCTATGAGGCAGAATCAACAGATTATAAATTTTATCAAGCAGGAGCCTGATGCGATTATTACGACTGCCATTGACAGTATTTCCATTGAGGAGGTAATACGCCGGGGAAATGATGCGGGAATACCTATGTGCACCGTCGATACGAACGCTGTAGGAGGAACTTTGGCAATCGATGTGAGTTTTGATAATTATAAGGCCGGGCAGTTAGCGGCGGAAGTGATTGTGGAACAGTTGATCGGAAGATACGGAGAAGCGAGGGGGACCGTATTCAATGCTTATGGGAAGTTAACGAGCAATGCATGGAGGCTTCGGAAGGAAGGGTTTGAAGAGGTGATCAGCCGGTATCCTGATATCACTTATTTGCCGAGGGCAACGGAAGGAATGCCTGAGCTGGTGAAGGAAGAGCTTATGAAGGCGTTTGAAGATGGAATAGAAATCGATGCCGTTCATTGTTCCAGTGAACATCCGGGCAGGGGCCTGGTGGAAGCTCTTCAGGAATCAGGGCATTGGTATCCCTTTTGGAAGGAGGGGCATGTTATTCTTGTGACCATCGATGCGGAACCATATTTTGTAAGTTTGATCAACAAAGGATATGTAGATGCTGCCATCGCTCAGGATGTTATTGCATATGGCGATATTACGGTGGATCTATTGGCTGATTATGTATTAGTCGGAAAAGAAATCCCGGAAGGGGAGTATTTTTGTGAAGGAACTTACTGGCAGACGTGTGATATCAGCATTACAGGTGAGCAGGCTAAGGTGACGATTCCGCCATATATTATCAATGCGGATAACAGCAATGATATCAGGCATTGGTCGTATGTTGCAGAAAAATTGTGGGGATTCCAATATAATAAGTGA
- a CDS encoding ribulokinase produces MKKYTIGVDYGTLSGRAVLVNVENGEEICDSVLEYKHGVMDKYLPGSTQRLASETALQHPQDYLDVLQTTIPEVLRKGKVSKEEIIGIGVDFTSCTVLPVDKDGTPLCFKEEFKDRPHAYVKLWKHHAAQGEADLFNEVAHRRGEKFMHRYGGRMSSEWVVPKAMQILREDEEIYRVMDRFMEAGDWVVMMLIGEEKRSLCQAGYKAVWSKRDGYPDKEFFAELNPGMENFVEEKLSDHIYATTDLAGYLTKNAAELTGLMEGTPVAVANIDAHVALPAVRITGPGKMLMIMGTSTCHIMMSEEEHFIPGVGGVVEDGVVPGYYAYEAGQACVGDHFDWLVRNCAPGSYEEEATEKGTSIHQLMEHKVKDQLPGESGLIALDWWNGNRSILTDADLSGMLLGATLQTKPEEIYRALIEATAYGTRIIIEAFEEGGVPIKELYAAGGIARKSELMMQIYADVTNKEIHISASKQAPALGAALFGAVAAGKERGGYDTIEEASEHMSRLQDKVYIPNADNVQRYEDLFQEYKTLHDYFGRGGNNVMKRLKSIKNNAIKSRK; encoded by the coding sequence ATGAAAAAATATACCATTGGTGTCGATTATGGAACCCTGTCCGGGCGTGCTGTATTGGTAAATGTGGAGAATGGCGAAGAAATCTGTGACAGCGTATTGGAATATAAACATGGTGTTATGGATAAGTATTTGCCGGGTTCTACGCAGCGTCTGGCAAGTGAAACTGCATTGCAACATCCGCAGGATTACTTGGATGTCTTACAAACGACAATTCCCGAAGTGCTCAGAAAGGGTAAGGTAAGTAAAGAAGAGATCATTGGAATCGGTGTTGACTTCACATCCTGCACGGTGCTTCCGGTGGATAAGGACGGTACCCCCCTTTGCTTTAAGGAGGAATTTAAGGATAGACCTCATGCTTATGTAAAGTTGTGGAAGCATCATGCGGCACAGGGAGAAGCGGATCTATTCAATGAAGTTGCCCATCGCAGAGGTGAGAAGTTTATGCATCGTTATGGCGGAAGAATGTCTTCCGAGTGGGTAGTTCCCAAGGCAATGCAAATACTGCGTGAGGATGAAGAAATCTATCGGGTGATGGATCGTTTCATGGAGGCCGGCGACTGGGTCGTTATGATGCTTATCGGAGAAGAAAAGAGAAGCTTATGCCAAGCCGGATATAAAGCAGTATGGTCTAAGCGGGATGGTTATCCTGATAAGGAATTCTTTGCCGAGTTGAATCCCGGAATGGAGAACTTCGTAGAGGAGAAATTAAGCGATCATATATATGCTACAACAGACCTTGCGGGATATCTGACAAAGAATGCGGCAGAGTTGACCGGACTTATGGAAGGAACCCCTGTAGCGGTAGCGAATATAGACGCGCATGTGGCCCTGCCTGCTGTCAGGATTACAGGACCGGGTAAGATGCTTATGATTATGGGAACCAGCACTTGTCATATTATGATGAGCGAGGAAGAGCATTTTATTCCGGGGGTTGGAGGTGTAGTAGAAGATGGTGTGGTCCCGGGATATTATGCTTATGAGGCAGGTCAGGCTTGCGTAGGGGATCATTTTGACTGGCTGGTCAGAAACTGTGCACCGGGAAGCTATGAAGAAGAAGCTACAGAGAAGGGAACCAGCATTCATCAGCTTATGGAGCATAAGGTAAAAGACCAACTTCCGGGAGAGAGTGGGCTCATTGCACTGGATTGGTGGAACGGAAATCGTAGTATATTGACGGATGCCGATCTGAGTGGAATGTTGTTAGGAGCCACCCTTCAGACTAAGCCGGAGGAAATTTACCGGGCTTTAATAGAGGCGACTGCTTATGGCACGAGAATTATTATAGAAGCTTTTGAAGAAGGAGGAGTTCCTATTAAGGAGCTTTATGCGGCCGGAGGCATCGCTCGCAAAAGTGAGCTGATGATGCAGATTTATGCGGATGTAACCAATAAAGAAATTCATATTTCCGCGTCGAAGCAGGCACCGGCTCTTGGAGCGGCACTGTTCGGGGCAGTTGCAGCCGGTAAGGAAAGAGGCGGTTATGATACCATTGAGGAAGCATCCGAGCATATGTCCCGTCTTCAGGATAAGGTATACATACCCAATGCAGATAATGTGCAAAGATATGAAGATCTGTTTCAGGAGTATAAGACTTTGCACGATTATTTCGGAAGAGGCGGAAATAATGTTATGAAGCGCCTCAAAAGCATTAAAAATAATGCAATAAAATCCAGAAAGTAG
- a CDS encoding SDR family oxidoreductase, whose translation MGIMERMRLDGKASFVTGGARGIGKAIAFALAEAGSDVAIVDLDIEESEKTAKEIAESTGVKTIAIKTDVTDQTDVDQMIDTILKEFGKVDVAFCNAGICMNIPAEEMTLDQFRKVIDINLTGVFLTSQAAAKVMLKQGKGSIINTASMSGHIVNVPQPQCSYNASKAGVIQLTKSMAVEFAKRGVRVNSISPGYMGTELVLNAPHLKALIEQWNAMAPMGRMGRTDELQAIAVYLAGDTSDFTTGSDFVIDGAFSCF comes from the coding sequence ATGGGTATTATGGAAAGAATGAGACTGGATGGGAAAGCTTCCTTTGTTACGGGGGGAGCAAGAGGTATTGGTAAGGCGATAGCTTTCGCGCTTGCCGAGGCAGGAAGCGATGTGGCAATTGTTGATTTGGATATAGAAGAATCGGAAAAAACAGCGAAAGAAATCGCGGAGTCCACAGGAGTTAAGACAATTGCAATTAAAACAGACGTTACCGATCAGACAGATGTGGATCAAATGATCGATACGATTCTAAAGGAATTCGGTAAAGTGGATGTTGCATTTTGCAATGCCGGAATCTGTATGAATATACCGGCAGAAGAGATGACTTTGGATCAATTCAGAAAGGTAATCGATATTAACTTGACCGGCGTATTCCTAACATCGCAGGCAGCAGCTAAGGTTATGTTAAAGCAGGGTAAGGGCTCGATTATTAATACGGCTTCTATGTCAGGACATATTGTTAACGTACCTCAACCCCAGTGTTCTTATAATGCTTCCAAGGCAGGCGTCATCCAATTGACGAAGTCTATGGCTGTTGAATTCGCTAAGCGCGGCGTAAGGGTTAACAGCATCAGTCCGGGATATATGGGCACCGAACTTGTACTGAATGCACCCCATCTAAAAGCCTTAATAGAGCAGTGGAACGCCATGGCACCTATGGGAAGAATGGGGCGTACGGATGAATTACAGGCAATCGCCGTTTATCTTGCAGGCGACACGAGTGATTTCACTACAGGATCGGATTTTGTAATTGATGGAGCATTTAGCTGCTTCTAA